The genomic region GGGCGAAATTGGGTCGCCCTGTCGCAGTCCGCTAGCATGATCAATGCGTGGTCCGGGGGTTCCATTGATGAGCACTCTCGTGGAGGAGGTCGAGAGGAGGATTGCCACCCAAGCGCACCATCTCTGCCCGAAGCTAAGGTGACGAAGGACCTCGAAGAGGAAGGACCAGGAGACAGTGTCAAAAGCCCGGGCGATGTCGAGTTTGAGGAGGACTCGCGGCgccttgaggttgtggaggaggcGCGCTGTTTGCTGGATGAGCATGAAGTTGTCGTGAATGCCATGCCCGGCGATCAACGCACTCTGATTGACAGACACAATGTTGCTGAGGCGGGGGGCCAGCCTCAGGGAGAGCACCTTTGTGAATAGCTTGGCCAGGAGGTGTATCAGGCTGATGAGGCGGTAGTCAGAGAGGGAGGAGGCGTCGGCCTTCTTCGGGAGCAGAGTTAGGAGTGCTTCAGTAAGTTTGTGGAATCCACGTCCATTCATCAAGTAGAGCTTGTGGAAAACCTCGCGGATGTCGTGCTTGACGATGTCCCAGCACGCGCGAAGAAACTCCGCCGTAAATCCGTCCAGGCCCAGCGCCTTGCCTGTTGGTAGCCGCTTGACGGCCGCCCAAACCTCGGACTCGGGGAATGGTGCGTCAAGTCCAGACATGTCGAAGGCCGGATGGTGGATGGCCTGGAGATCGATGGAGGAGGTGCAGGCCTCATGGGAGCCGAGGATCGTGGCGAAGTGCTCGAATTCCATGCGGCCCATGTCAGCATGGTCAGGCACCATGCTACCGTTGTCGTTGAGCTGGAATATGTGGTTTTTCTGCCGGCGATGCGCAGCGTGTATTTTGAGGAAGGCGGTGCTGGTGTCTCCCTCCCTGAGCCAACGGAACCGGTTGCGCTGGCGCGCGATCGATCTCTCGAGAGAAGCTAGTCCTAGGTATGCACCCTTCAGCCTGCGAAGGAGCCAAGCCTCGGCCTCAGAGAGGGTGTGAGTGTCTTGCGCGGCGTCGAGGCACGCAATTATTTCCTTGGCGAGGAGGATCTACAACGAGACATCCCCAAGTCTCTTAGCGCCCCAGCTTTGCAAGTTGCGCGCCATGGCCTTGAACTTCACAAAGACCCAGCGGAAGGGGTCGGGCTAAGGTCCAACACCATTCCAGGCAGCCGAGACGACGTCGAGGAATCCATCCCATTTGATCCAGAAGTGTTGGAAGTGAAAGCGCGAGCGGCCATGCGCACAGGGTATGCAATCAAGCACAAGCGGACAATGGTCCGAAGTAGTAGTAGCCAGGCACCGGAGAACACAGTGCGGGTGAGTCGAGTCCCAGTCAGGGGTGCATAGAATGCGGTCGTTGCGAACAAGCATTGGTCGTCTTTGTTCATTCCACCAAGTGTACCGTCGGCCGTGGAGGTAGATGTCTCGCAGCTCGAGGTCGGAGGTGAAACGTCTAAATCGGTTCATTATGCGCCTGTTGAGCCTATCATTGTTCTTATCCTCGGCCGAAAGAATCATATTGAAGTCTCCCCCAAGGAGCCATGGGCCGGCACAAGTATCACGCTCGTCTTGTAAGTTAGAGAGAAATGCTAGCTTAGCAAGGTCATCCTGCGGACCATAGACTCCGGTGAGCCACCAGTGTTGGTCTCCTGCGGGGGGTGTCACAAGCGTAGTGATGTGGTGCTCCCCTATGGAAGGATGGGACAAAGCAATGAGATCATGTTGCCAAGCCAGAAGGATCCCGCCCCTAGTCCCGTCCGCCGACAGGAAGAAAAAATCCTAGAATTGTGGACCCAGGGTCTCGACCACAATCGGCAACAAGATCAAACTCATCTTAGTTTCAAGAAGGCATCGCTCGGACTCCTTCCATTAGGAATCCATTACGTCTACCCACATGGTGCATGGATCCGGCGGGTAGGTGTGCCATCGATGCCTCATCGGAGGCGGTGTGGTCCGTCTGTTTCCAAACACGGTGACGGACGTGCAACCCCTCTGTTGGCGCGCCGAGGCCATGGACACACCATGGGCGTCGTCCAACGCAAACATGGTGCGGCGTGCCCGCTGTGATAGGCCACGGGCACAGGAGGCGACGGCAGCCCTCACGCCGGTGGACATTGGagaggcggagtcgcattctctAGCGCACGACGGATGCCCTGCAACCCCCCGCGCCGCACGCGTGTCGTCGTGGATGTCGGCGGCTCCTCCCGGGacggatccatcgtcgatctgacGTCCATCGGCACCGTTCGGGTTCCAGGCTCCGgtgaggaagagtagggcatgagaGACGGCGGCGCCTTGAGTCCCATGAGCCGGCTCGTGTTCCATGCCCTACTCTACCTTACTGTCGACCGGACCAACACTCCGGGCTGTGCAGCCGGCCGCGGGACATGGGCATGGCGGAACTGGACGAGCTCCGCTTAAAGATCGTTTTATGTTGCATGTAATAATGTGTGTTCGAGGTTTCTAATTTGAGACTCTGGTTGCAGAATCAAATATTTGAGGTGTGAGGGGTCGGAATtacaagtccggctgtagatgctcttagcacATTGGCGGGTCCTAGCGGGACGCCGCCATGCACCCTAGATGGAAGTATGAAAGTCAGGAATGCACGTAAGGGGGACTAACAAATTAAGAAGCCCCCTATCCCTCCGGGGCCGCTCGCGCGGGCGGCTCCGGAGGCGAACCCTAGCCCCCGAGCGCACCCCCTTCTTTGTgcccccctggccgccgccggcggtggtggcggcgcccgGCCGTCAAAGGCGGCGGGCGAGTTCGCAAGCCCTAATGGGCCTTCTTCGCGCGGAGAAGGGTGTCTCATGGGCGGGCGGTGGCGGTTGGATTCCGGTGAGGTGGCGGAGCACGGTGGAGAGGCGGAGCATGGTCGCAAGGCGGTGCGGGCGGCTGTCTTCTTCGGGTGACATGTTGGGAGCCGGAGGTTGCGGTGCAGGGTCCTGGTGGAGGTGGATCTCGGTCAGGTGCGGCGGCCGGGAGCAGCGGTCGGGACGCGTGGCACGCCTCCTGCTTTCGGCGGGCGTGGCTCGAGGAAGGCGCCCCCTTTTGGGGTGTTGGGGCGGCGTGGTCTGGATCTTGCCGGAGGCCGGAGCGGGGTCTCGTGCAGGGCAGCTCTAGTGGGCACGCGCGGTCGCGGCGGGCGGCTCGGTGCGCCTGCTCCTTCCCAGCTGGGCCCTGAGCTGCAGCAGCGGCATGGATGGCGGCCAGGTGATGGTGTGGCCAGCCCATGCCTATGGGTGCAGTGGATCTGGGCGGCACTGAAGGTCTGAAGCTGGAGAAGTGTTCCTTCGACCGTGCAGGTGCTGATTGGTGGTACGCGTGCTCTCGGCCGTGTGAGGGATCGGTGTTCCGCGGTGGTTTGATCACGATGGCGAGGTGATGCGGCAGCGGCGGTGTGACCCCAACAGTTGGGCCTAATCTGTTGACAGAGGGTGGAGGTGCACGATGGTTCGGATGAAAATCTTGCTCGTCTTCAGTCGGAGCTGGCGGCGACGGTGCCCGTGGGTGTcgtttccctccttggaggcgtcgctaTGGTGTGTCGGCATCTCCctttcttgatcgggttgtggtcTTCGGGCGAAAGCCTTTGGTCCGTTGCAggaccggcgatggcggcggtgtgGCGTCGTTCCTCTGTTGACAGCATCGCAGGTGAGGACTTGGCTTAGGTACTGTTTGTGGTTCTCCGGTGCTTGCCGCTGTTCGAGCTGATCTTCATGGGCGCTATGCACGCAGCCACCGGCGTATCCAAGACGATGGCTTTCACGGGTCCGACCGAGTCCTGCTATCCACTCGCCGTCTCCTCTTAGGCATCCAAGGGTGGGTAGTGCGTTGGCAAGGAGTTTCCGGTTAGAGTTGTTGCTTCGAGGAGGCCGGCTTTTGTTGTGACGCGGCTAGATGATTGGTCTAGGACAGGCATTTTGTGTTGTGTTTGTATTTGTCGTGATGGAGTGTGGAGTTCGAGCTATACTTGTTGTTCGCAACAAGTTATAGTTTCTTGTATAATATTTTtgtcttctataaaaatatgatacGCCTAGGCGTACTCTCAAAAAAAAAAGGAATGCACGTAATCtgtcaaaaagaaaaaggaaagcagAGAGGCATGCATAACTTGTGAATGTATACATAGTAAAcctgggcaaacgtcgggccgggccgggtttcgggccgggcttgtaaaagcccgaccttcatttctcaagcccgagcccggcccgaagcccgaaatactctctgaaatcaagcccgagcccggcccgaaatcaagcccgaagcccgaaagcccggcccgaacgcTGTTTTTTAGTACGCGTACGTGCAAGCccagcccgaagcccgaaagcccggcccgaaaaatagaaaaagacaagcccgagcccggcccgaactacctttcgggctgcaaaacaaagcACGAGCCGGCCCGAgtgtcaagcccggcccggcccggcccgggtttttcgggccgggctcgggccgggtCGTCGGGCCCGGCTGCCCATGCTCGGGTTTAATACATAGTACTCTCGCTAGATGTGCAGGAGCGATGACGATCACGGACGTCCCGCGTGCATGAATTTATACGAGGAGGTTGAACCGTTGAACAGCTAAACTATTACTCCCTCTATtctaaaatatagtgcgcccgcgcttttcAAGGttgaactttgaccataaatttaacgaacgagaccgactgcggcgggagaaaaaattacataattaaaaacttctttcgaatacaaaTCCATTGATATAACTTTTGCGCCCGCCGCAATCAGTCTTGATAGTTAAACTTACTGTCAAAATTAAAGCATGTGGATAAAAaaagcactacattatggaacgaagggagtactgtACTTACTAGCATGCAGCGATGACCAAGAAAAGATACCGCGACCTCCATCTCCTGGGTCCTAGGCCCCCACAACAAGAGAGTAAGTACAGGGCCACTGACACAACTGAACAGAACAGAAGCGTCGGTGCAGAGCAAACACGCGTCCGGGTGGATATACCGGTGAAACTAAAAGCCACGTCACGGGCCCACCTGCAGTGGGACTCGTGTGCCCTGTGCCCTCGGCAAAACTCCTCGCCTCGTAGCGTCGCAGTCGCAGTCGCGTCTCCTCTTCCTCGCTTCTGCTTCCACGTTCAGTCTCCCTTCCCTTCTTCAGGAAGCAAACAGCCGCTCGATCCTCCACGCAAATCCCCGCCTCTGGAGAACCTCAACGATTCCGGCCGGCTACTCCGTCGCGGCAGGGCGGAGGccgacgctcgccgccgccgcaaacccGCGCGCGCGCTGCCCGCTCCAGCCCGGCGAGATGCTGGGGGAGTTCCTCTCCAGGGTCCTCCTGTAAGTCCTCTGCTACTCCGTTCCATCGCTCTCGCCGTACCCGTTGGACCGACCGATCAATGGGGGAATGCATGTGAACGAATGAATGAATGATCCGATGTCGTGCGCGTGGCTCCTGGCGAACCGGGGACGCCATTGACGCTGCAGGCTGCTGTTCGGGTACGCGATGCCGGCGTTCGAGTGCTTCAAGACGGTGGAGGCGCGCCCCAACGACGCGCACATGCTCCGCTTCTGGTGCCAATACTGGTACGTTCTCCAACATTTGGTCAACCAACTTTACCACTGACCCAACGCCATTAGAATTCAGAAATGGATCGGTTGCCTGGTTCACCTGCTTGTGCTTCTACTCTCTGCTCGTCGAGTCGAACTGTTTTTTTTTCCTTCGAAAAAAAAAACAGAGGAGGAAGCGTGAGATGCAAAACTTGGATGGGTTGCGTTGCTTTTCTCCTTCTTCTTTCCACTTATGTGATACCATGCATGATGGTAACTTTAGTTCTCGTTCTTTCAGCCTTTTTATTGATGGCCTTGTTTTTTTATGTGTATCTCGGCAAAGGTTCATGTGCGGCGATATAATGCCAACTTTTCTTTTCTGCATCACTTTAATTTTGTTTAGATAAGGTGCAGTTTTAGGTGGATGTTAGGTGTCTGAGATACTTTCCACTGCTGACTCTGACGACATATTATCGGCAAATTATGAGTAGCTGATTTAGGAGATGCTCCTACATTATTGATCACTATATGTCCAATTGTGTGCTGCTTGGCGTTTTGGCATTATAATAAAGGTGCGCACTAGTATATTATTCCACATTTGCGCCCTATGTCTCTAGACACCGGAGGCGTAATAGTACAATTTGATCATATATCAATGCGCTGTTCTGAGCAGGTGGTGTATTGCACTGGAATTTTAGGTCTCTAGAGTTGTTCAGTTGTATGGTCCTGAATTCATGTTACAATTTGCCATGCAAAAATAGCCAGAAATGTGGATACCCAATCAGTAAAATAGCAAAAGGTTGATTATAATCATCAATTACTATAATCTACTTTTTTTATTTTCCAGGAGCTTTATAAATTCATACCGTTTTTTGCGGGAATTATAAATTCATGCCTAGTTGTGAAAGTCAATAAAGGGGCACATATAATGGACTATTAACTTGTAGCGAAACAACTGATGAGTACCTAGGTGCAGGTAAAATTCCGATGGTTTAGTTGCAAGAGAGAAGTGCCTAAAATCATGTGGACGTGGAGTCAGTAATGGCTAGAGATATAAAATATCATGTTGCCTCACTGTTCCAAGTTGTTTCTGCATGTAATGCTCTTCTTTCAACTGACATTATCTGATTTGTTTGTATGTTACTACTTCTATGATTGTGCCTTTAGTCTTTACCATACTTAACCTTCGACTCTATCAATCTACATTCGGAAAAAAAATGTGTAGTGACCTAATGGGTTCCTTGTAGTGACTGTTGTCCAGACTTTGTTAGAACCTTGGAAAATCACTCCTACGTTGGGGCAAAATCAGACCATGGCACCCCCAACTCATCAACAAAGCAATGAAGAGTGAAGATAAAGCCTTGAAAGCAAAAATTTATGTGATATcctttaggccttgttcggttagaCTGGGTTTGGAGTGGTTTGAAAGAGATTGGAGGGGATTAAATCCCTTGCAAGTCAAAATCTACCTCAAACCCCCCCCAATCCCCTCCAATCCCTGTGGGGAGGGGATTAAACGAACAGGGCCTtagctttttttttgcggggtagtgATTTCCTTTAGCTTGACCTGCCCAAGAAATTGTTTGTGGTTGCACCATGAAAGGAGAGTCTGTAAATAATGGAATATTTAAGGAATGATGCTAGAACAGATTCCTTATAATCGTTCCCAATATACACCACAAGAAAAAAACAGTAGTCCTTATATTTTGTGCACACACGCTGACAAACAGCGCGTATAAGTGAACCACTTGTCAGTATCCTATGATTTTTTAAGGAATGAGCCTCATATTCCTTAAATGTAAGGAATATGGTGGTGGTTTAAGATTTGAAGGATAAGAATAAGTGAGAGTGAGTATTTTCTGCACAGTGGTTCTTTTTAAGAAATGGTGGTGTTTCCAAGAAATCTGCTACAGATGCACTTAGTGCCATAAACtgtaattttttttttaaatttgtcgGGCTATTTTAAATGCATTGTTACACACCAGCTAGTATGGGTGAAACCGATGCGACTACAATCGGATAAGCTTAAATTGTATCCTATTTTACATTCTTTTCGAAATTGGAAGCAGGACATATAGTGGTCGGATGTAGTCCAATATCGAACTCTATCGGATTATGTTGGATTCGAACATGGTATGATGATGGATGAGACTTTGGTTGGAAACAAACATACACCACATGCTGATGCGATGAATTAAAATTAATAAAAAACATATGATTAAAGACCAAAATGTTATACAATGTGGCTTAACAATTCAAGACACGTATGTCTAAACAGAGATATTGCCAACAAAACTACACGGGTACACATAATTTGAACGGGTACACATAATACAAACGTATATGCAATTAACAtattttaaactaaaattatattaCCTCCTTTCAGGTTTATTAGGCCAGCACATATCCCTAGATTAACAATTTGAACAATGTAGTACAAATTATGTATCCCAAAAAGTATATCATCAGAAACTTCAAATGGTATATTTTCTAGTTGTATAAATTTTAGGATATATTACTTGCATTATAATGGTTAAATTTTCAATCTAGGGATAAGTGCAGGCCTACTAAACTGAAAGGAGGTATTATAATTTTATTTTAAAATATGTTAATTAATATTATTAATATAGAAAATACCCACTCTAGCAGATTTAATATTTATGTGTTAGATAAACAATTAGCTATTATTAATATTTATGCACACAAAACACACATACAGTACAATACTAGAAGGTGGTAATAGTCTATAATAAAATACTAATAAGCATATGTGCTATCTGATAGTCAAAGATAACATCCACATATTGTAAGTTAATAGTTTAGTTTGTTACCAAATCGTTTAACCATATTTGAAAGGTTGGACAATCCGACTATAAGAATTAGGATTATACTGATACCATTGTATATTAGTGACAATAATCAATAAATCATACTATACCTTATCCTAACAACCCGGGCTTGGGTTCAGAACAGATGATGTTCAGATGTCAAATGTCTTACCATATCTGAAACCGTAGGATTTAAAAAAAGTTTTTGATGTAAAATTATCTTAATAACCATTTTCATCTTTACTGGCCAGCACTTTTGTGCTTAAGCTTGTCGTCTCTTCTTGTGCTGAATCTAAGTATGTGTTGCCCTCCTAATAATTAAGTTGGTGGACACTTTTCAGGATCATAGTGGCCATGGTGATAGCCGTCGAGAGCTTCATCTCATGGTCAGCTAAATCAATTCCATTTGCAAGATCTTTTCCCCGCTCTGTTTCAAAGCTCCCTTCTCATCTGTGCACGCATGCTATAATTTGTCGATACCAGGATGCCGATGTACGGAGAAATCAAGCTGGCTTTCTTTGTGTACCTGTGGTACCCCAAGACAAAGGTGAGGAAGCACATCCATTCCTTAACATTTCCCCCAAGAAAACCGAAAAACAAGACACAGCAACAATTGCATGATCTTCTTCTTATATGGACCTTCAGGGCAGCGACATCGTGTACGACACCTTCCTCCGGCCCATGGTGATGCAGTACGAGCCGAACATCGAGCAGAGGCTGCTGCATCTGAGAGCCAGATCGGGGCAGCTGCTCACCTTCTACATTCAGAACTTCGCTGATAAAGGGACGGCCTTCTTCATGGATGTCCTGCGATCCGTCGTTTCTGACGAACCTGCAGCATCAGTTTCAGAGGTAACTAGACAAGTGATTACCCCGTCAAACACAAACATTAACTTTATCTATATATATAGACAGTCATCTCTGTTCTCTTGCATGGTGGCATAACGCAGGTAGTATAGCTCATAGTACTTCGTAGTAGTTTGATGTCGTCTCTTACGATGAGATTTGAACTATTTTTCATTCCTCATCAGTTGCTCTGCTCCTCATCTAATGGCACAGCCAGAAATCGTGTACCAATAAAGCCTCCACCACTCCAGATCTGTTGTAATTCCAACTACCGTCAAACAAAATTGCTAGGCAATAAATTAACATTCCCGTTTCTGCTAGACCAACCCCTCACAGGTCCTCCTCTCCCACTGTACCCACTTTGGCAAAAATTTCCATCTATGGGCAGTGCCAACTAATAGTACCAAGGCCAGAGCGAGCACTATCTGGCCAGAGTGCCTCCTATTCCTTCTCTGTATCGAATAAATCGATGACCCGACGAAGAGTATGAAACCCACTGCCTGCACTTCATAATAATATGAAAATTGGCGGTGTATATCAGACTAGATGTAGCACCTCTGTTATGTATTCTTATTAGTAATAAGATATATAAACGAGACCCAAATTGGGTGCGCAGCTTCGCTGGCTGCAGGCTACTCATCCCCTTGTGCTCGATCTTTTAACTCGTGATGACGTATCTAGCCCAAGCACATCACCTCGCTGATCGTTGTCAGCTCTCACTGCTTTTGGTCCAAACCTGGGCCCAGAGGACAGACAGCGACGGCCAACATAGGAAGCCGTCGTCGTGGCTCGCGCGCACGTTCCGCGAGAGCATCAAGCTTGAGGATAGACTCGTGCCCCACCAACCAATCGGCCATGTGCGTGCACGAATCTTGAAGGTGCAACGTTAGCAGTACTAGGGACGATGTTATTTGACAATGATCAGTTCTCTCATCTCTGATCTCTTCAACATTTTGCATGTGCGCCAGAGGAACAAGAAGTCGTCCGGGTGGAGCCCCTTCGCCACCAAACGCCGGCCGCCGTCGCCTCCGCCACAAGAGTCCATCTTCGGCGGCCCCGCCGACCTTGACGCCGCCGCCGTGGCCCAGGTTATCCGCGCTTCCATGGCCGGCGCCAAGCCGGCCCGGCGACAGTACAGTGGGAAGTACTAACGCGCTGGGAGAAGTAGTTGCTCCAGAGGCAAGTACTAGGGGATGATCATGTACATAGATTGGATTAAACAGTGAAAGAAGGCACAGGTGGTCTAATGGAGAGTACATAGCAAATTAAATCCAATGTGAAGTTTACACTTGGGTGACTGTATGATGAACATGATAGAATTtgcttttcctttccattgttgaaTCTCGTTTTCTCCTGCACGATTTGTTCTTCGGATCGCCATCATAAATCTTCGAGTTCACGGCAACCGAAAAAGACGAACAAGATAGTAGACTAAAAAATAGCTAGCCTTGTGTTGGTGTTGGAGATAATCATCTTTTGTTCTTATAATCCTACCAAAATATTTACATGAATTGCAACCATGATCAAAACTCGAACAAGTCGATTGCTTCTTCTGTTCTAAATACACGGACACGGAGAAAAGAGCGAGAAAAAGGACTGGAAACGACAAGCAAGAGAGGCAAAAAAAAGTTGACCAAGAACCGTAAGGCTCACGCCGAGGTCACCGCGTGAAGAACGCCCCGACAAAGCCGAGACAGCCGAGGACAAGGCGGCAGAGGGGGCCGCGCCTCCGCCGGCGCAACCTGCCGGGGTCCTCCCGCGCGGATGGCGTGAGCTGCAGGTACGCGTACGCCGCGTGCTTCACGAGCGGGTGGCGTATCATGTGCACGtccccgccgcctccggccccgTCCGCGGGGGAGTGAGCCTGCTTGGCCGCGGCGTACTCGGGCGACGAGATGATGTCGCGGAGGCTGGTGTATCCCCCCTCCTCGCCGCTGGGGATCTCGATCTCCGGCGGCACCCACCGCCCCTTCATCCCGGACGAGCTACTCTTCTTGGCCGGGCGCCAGTGCCGGAGCTCGAAGTCGCCGGTGGTAGCACCCGCCCCGTTCGCCAGCCGGTGCCGCCGCCGCAGCGGCGACCGTGACGGAGGCTCCAGCACGGCTGCCACCGCCGTTACCATGGCGCGATCAGTTGGGATCGCGCACAGCTGGTGGCGCTGCCTGGTGCGAGCTGGAGCAGGGGAGGAGAAGATTTCTCGTTGTGTCTTTTCAACAGAAAAAGAAGATTTCTCGTAGTGGAGACGAATAATTCCAGAGCGGGTTGTTttatagtagtactactagtatataGAACTGGAAAATGATTGGCTGGGGGGAGGTGGATCGGCCCACATGGCAGTGGGAAAGTAGACGTGGGTGTGCCTGAGAAATGGTGAGGAATTAGGGAGGGACAGGAGTGGGAGACGGGTGAGGATTTTCGGGCGTGGACGGCGAGACGGCGGCCTGGTGCGTGGCGATGCCTGGGTGGGGCCCGCTACGCGGCGAATTGTTGGGCCCACGTCGTCCATGGCCACGGCTATTTGTGTTTGAACTTTGAAGATGAAGATGTAGCCGTGGTCAACACGGATATATCACGGGCTCCATTTCGTTTTCGAAAACGAGAGATGGTTACAACGCGGAAAAAAGTATACAAAGAAAAGAAAAGTGGCCAGACTCGCTGTCTCGGAGAGACATCTATTTTAATGAAGGATCCGAATAGCTAGCCATCGTCAACTGTAGGGAGGTGCTTGGTTCGACCAATTTGTATCGTTATCTGATTACACCGCATTCTCATACTGTTAATCGCGTTTGGTTTGGTCAGCTCGTAAACCAATAACGAGGTAAATAGTTCATGCCCTCAAGTCGGTTCCATCGATCAATCCCTCTGCCAGCGATCCCCTCTGCCACGATTCTTCTACGTCAAATCAAGCACTGCAGGGGGTGGCGATGGATAACCGATCTCGGTGGCGCCATGCGAAGAGCACCACAATGATGGCCTTCATCGACCCCCTTCTCTACTCGTGGTGCCGCTTCATCTTCGGACCACATGTTATCCTTCTCCAGCGTTCTCTTCCGCTCTCTAATTGTCCTTCATCTCCCCTCCAGTTTTCAGTTGTATTCAGGTTTTATTGCACAAACAAATGCTATGAAGTAAATCATACCTTTATTGATCGGAACCAAACAAAATAGTAGCTGAATCAGTTACGCCCATTCTCCACTGTAACCTCATATGAGTCCCTTTGTCGTCACCATTGTGTGAACCAATGCCTCCTAGGAGGAACCTGGGTGAACGAGTCGTTCATCTCAGGAAGAGCAGTCAAACAAACCATTGTGTTCCCTTTTCGACGTCCGATGCAGCGCTTGTCCATGTGAACCCTCAGCTGTCACATGAAGCATCTAGGGGAAAAGAGCTAAGCCTAATTAGGTCATTTTTTAAAACTTCGCGAAAAAGTAAATAAATCCGGTGCATAAATTGCCATGATGTACTCTCATTTGTTCT from Triticum aestivum cultivar Chinese Spring chromosome 4A, IWGSC CS RefSeq v2.1, whole genome shotgun sequence harbors:
- the LOC123086509 gene encoding putative HVA22-like protein g, which translates into the protein MLGEFLSRVLLLLFGYAMPAFECFKTVEARPNDAHMLRFWCQYWIIVAMVIAVESFISWMPMYGEIKLAFFVYLWYPKTKGSDIVYDTFLRPMVMQYEPNIEQRLLHLRARSGQLLTFYIQNFADKGTAFFMDVLRSVVSDEPAASVSERNKKSSGWSPFATKRRPPSPPPQESIFGGPADLDAAAVAQVIRASMAGAKPARRQYSGKY
- the LOC123086510 gene encoding uncharacterized protein yields the protein MVTAVAAVLEPPSRSPLRRRHRLANGAGATTGDFELRHWRPAKKSSSSGMKGRWVPPEIEIPSGEEGGYTSLRDIISSPEYAAAKQAHSPADGAGGGGDVHMIRHPLVKHAAYAYLQLTPSAREDPGRLRRRRRGPLCRLVLGCLGFVGAFFTR